Below is a window of Scylla paramamosain isolate STU-SP2022 chromosome 39, ASM3559412v1, whole genome shotgun sequence DNA.
catCGGCAACAGAGATGCACCCTTTCCATTAATGATACTGAATTTTTGCCAAACCAACACTGCAATCATGAACACTTACTTCAAAACAATAGatataatacatttatatgattcAGTATATTTAATTGTCTAAATATTAATTTCCCTCAGTCAGTTATCTCTGATATCTCAGTCTCTATCGATACACGAGCACCTGTGCACTGATATCCCACTAACATTTTCACGCCACCACGGTCTGACAGCCATTTAGAGCCTTGGAAAACCTCGCCACAGTTAAGGATTCACACAACGTAACTGACGTTTAGTTTTGGAGTCAGCCAAAATGACTTACACTGCGACATTCTCGTGTCACTGTGTACCTGGAGTAATGTTTGGTGCCTGCTACATACCCCCAAGTGACTCACTGTACTTCTCTCACGAGTCATTTGCAGCTATACACGAGAAGCTCATGGAAAACAACTGTGATAAGTGTTTAATATTAGGTGATGTAAATGCGAGGTTGGGCAAAGCTGTAAGAGATATTGCCAATAATACTGAATATGCATATCCACTCATACCAGATGATGTAAATACTCCCAATGATAACGCTTATGCCTTTGCATCAGTTTGTAAAGACAATAACTTCATTGTGATCAACAATCTGAAAACTCGTGAGAAGCACTTTGTAAGCAATCTGACATTTAAGAAAGATAGCACATGGATTTCCGAGTTGGATGTTTGTATAGCGTCAGAGAAGTTAGTCAGGAATATTGATTTGTTTCAGGTTCACCAGACAGAACACTTGCCATCAGATCACGCTCCGATAGCGGTCCAATTATGCTTGAATAAAGTTAATCTTGACCATGTGTTACGGCGTGCCTACCATTTAGGCGGTCATGCATCACTACTGGGGACTGCGGAGCGTGCTAAGATGACGAGTAAACCTATAAAATTCAATCAGATTAATCATGATATGTTCTCTAATTTAATTTCTAATGTGCATGTGGATGGTAATGATGTCACTGTAGATGAGTTTGCAGAAAAGGTGTCTGAAGTGTTGTACGAATGTTACAGTAGGAGCCGTGGCGAGACGGCGGCAGGTGAAGGTAATGATGTACATGACAGGACATACACTGACCGCTGGGACAGACTCCTACAGGACCGTGATGATTCTCGAGTATGGAGAGCGATAGATTGGAAGGGTAAATATCAGGGTGATTGTAAGGAAGATGGTCGTCCTTCTGATCaggaatttaaagaattttatgAGGAAGTATTGAATCCTACTGTGGCAGATAATTTAGATGACGGAAATCATTTACCAGTAAATATTCCAATTCTAGATGACCAGATAAGTCAAGAGGAAATTCAGAAGCAAATAGACAATATTAAGCCAGACAAGGCATGCGGTCCAGATGGAGTCTCTCCCGGTGTGTTAAAACTACTTACAGGGCAATGGTTGCTGATAATTACTACATTATTTAATACTATATTCGCGTCAGCTTCATATCCTAGTCTATGGTCTACGGCTAAACTGTTCATGTTATTTAAGAGAGGTAACAGACGGGAACCTCGTAATTACCGTGGTGTGACTATTATTAATTGTCTCGCTAAACTCTTTGATATGGTACTGTTTGCGCGACTGGAGAGATGGTTCAAACCATACAGGGAGCAGGCTGGAGCACAGAAAGgtcgtggctgcattgagcATATCGTAACATTAAGATTATTAACTGATATggctaaaaggaagaaaaggaaactttttgtaatgtttgtggaCTTTACTCAGGCTTACGATCTGGTACCTAGAAGTATGTTATTTGCAGTTCTGAAACGGTTGGGTTGTGGTAGTGTTATGCTGGCGGCACTTGTTGCTATGTACGCGGTAACGAACAGTGTCATCGGTTCAGTGATAGTAGCAGCCACGGTCGGGGTGCGTCAGGGTAGCTCAACATCTTGTCTGCTCTTTGTCCTGTACGTTAATGACCTGATTAAGACtatcaaagaaaatagtaatcctgatggtttcttgtctTGGCTACATATTTTAGTCCTAATGGATGATACGGTGCTCCTTGCAACAACCAAAGATAATTTAATCAATAAAGTAACATTGCTAAAACAGTACTGCGATAGCTATGGCATGAAGATcaatgcaacaaaaacaaaattctttGTTATATGTGGTACAGAACACGACAGAGAGGCAGTAAGAGTAGATGACCTGGTGGTGGAGTCGTGCGCACAGTACACCTATCTTGGCTCACCATTTACAGCTGACGGTTCCGTGTCAGCGGCAGTCGCGGCTCACATGCAGGCAAAGATGGCACACTTTaacaaatttgttttattcttaaagAAGAGTTGTGACTGGCCCTTTAtcgtaaagaagagaatatttgaTGCTGCTCTCATGTCAGCCGTGCTGTATGGGTGTGAGTCGTGGCTGAACGCTGACTTAAAACCAGCCACAAAAATCTACAACTGGGCATTAAAACAGCTACTTGGAGTTAGGAAGACCACCTGCAATGATATGTGTTACATTGAATCTGGATATCCACCTTTAAAAGATCTTGTACGAAGTAGACAAAGAAAGTTCTTCACTAAAGTGTGGCGAGAAAGATCTGTAATGAATGACGATCCCCTAATGTTGGTAATACATAAAGTACTGGACACTAGATATACTACGAGAACATATGTACACGGAttgatttttaataatttagatGATATCATATTAACAACAGAATCACTAAAGAACGATATTTTGAGATCCGAATCATCTAGGAGAATGATTTACCGAGAAATCAATCCGGGTTTATCTGTTCACGAGGTTTACCGTGTAAGGGATAGtataccagaaagagagaggatgtcaTTTACACAGTTTAGGTTGTCAGCTCACTCTTTAGCGGTGGAGACTGGCAGATGGAATAGGAGGGGACGTGGTCGTCTACCTatagaggagagattgtgtcCATGTGGCTGTATACAGACGGAAACACATGTGGTACAAGATTGTCCTAGTACACAACATGTGAGAGATAGTCATGATTTTGTAACtattcaagatattttttctgAGCAATATTCTAATATGGATCAGTGTAAAATTGTTCACCTAATTCTGTCTTCATATAActgagtagaaaaaaataacggctATATAGTCAGAATATAATTctaacattttaacatttttatacaaTCTAGCTTATTAGTTCATTCTTATCACTTGTGTCAGTAAAAGTAAAATCTGTACTTAGAAATAATCTAAAAGAGTACTTCTGTTTGTTTAACTAGGATGTCAGTACATTGAACGACATTGTTTACTCATGTTATATTGTTTATATGTAGTTAGTAAAACACACTACGGGTTCATGATTCACAAATTGTTTTgagatattttaagtatttagaaATTTATGAGTTTTAATTTTGTGCTGGACCATGTTATgatgtatttgtatgtatatattatatttatgctgtattatgttgtggtcaataaaatatctatctacctatctatctgtaaTTTCAGTTCCGCGCTTACACATCCAAGGG
It encodes the following:
- the LOC135092284 gene encoding uncharacterized protein LOC135092284, which gives rise to MTYTATFSCHCVPGVMFGACYIPPSDSLYFSHESFAAIHEKLMENNCDKCLILGDVNARLGKAVRDIANNTEYAYPLIPDDVNTPNDNAYAFASVCKDNNFIVINNLKTREKHFVSNLTFKKDSTWISELDVCIASEKLVRNIDLFQVHQTEHLPSDHAPIAVQLCLNKVNLDHVLRRAYHLGGHASLLGTAERAKMTSKPIKFNQINHDMFSNLISNVHVDGNDVTVDEFAEKVSEVLYECYSRSRGETAAGEGNDVHDRTYTDRWDRLLQDRDDSRVWRAIDWKGKYQGDCKEDGRPSDQEFKEFYEEVLNPTVADNLDDGNHLPVNIPILDDQISQEEIQKQIDNIKPDKACGPDGVSPGVLKLLTGQWLLIITTLFNTIFASASYPSLWSTAKLFMLFKRGNRREPRNYRGVTIINCLAKLFDMVLFARLERWFKPYREQAGAQKGRGCIEHIVTLRLLTDMAKRKKRKLFVMFVDFTQAYDLVPRSMLFAVLKRLGCGSVMLAALVAMYAVTNSVIGSVIVAATVGVRQGSSTSCLLFVLYVNDLIKTIKENSNPDGFLSWLHILVLMDDTVLLATTKDNLINKVTLLKQYCDSYGMKINATKTKFFVICGTEHDREAVRVDDLVVESCAQYTYLGSPFTADGSVSAAVAAHMQAKMAHFNKFVLFLKKSCDWPFIVKKRIFDAALMSAVLYGCESWLNADLKPATKIYNWALKQLLGVRKTTCNDMCYIESGYPPLKDLVRSRQRKFFTKVWRERSVMNDDPLMNKKAAIRMVCRLSVLSRSSASGHQHTANKNMDHSFKLS